Proteins from a single region of Salvelinus fontinalis isolate EN_2023a unplaced genomic scaffold, ASM2944872v1 scaffold_0059, whole genome shotgun sequence:
- the LOC129842653 gene encoding sphingosine 1-phosphate receptor 1-like, translating to MEMEASRAAYAGAFPTESIDSLPINTSSPSLLQFFWDYQNNDVIVTHYNYTGKLQTDRYREGLKPEAIAFLVVCLLIILENAVVLIAIWTNKKFHLPMYYLLGNLTLSDLLAGVTYMANIIMSGPNTLRLTPILWFLREGGVFITLAASVISLLAIAIERHVTMVTMKPYHGAKKGRMLALIGGSWALAGLLGVLPVLGWNCMGRLDRCSTVLPLYAKSYILCCVSVFSGVLLAIVVLYARVFRIVRTNTQRQRLGGAKGSLRKGLARKSQKYMALLKTVTIVLGVFIACWLPLFLLLGLDSFCPARRCRLLLKADYFLGVAMVNSLLNPIIYTLTSKDMRRAILKLLCRPCLMTKDGRVKRMGMPFLECSFSKTEVAAQKLEGLETTISSGNIITAQSPIKTLYPKLFKV from the exons ATGGAGATGGAAGCCTCCCGTGCTGCCTACGCTGGGGCCTTCCCCACTGAATCTATAGACTCTCTACCCATCAACACCTCCTCTCCAAGCCTGCTCCAATTCTTCTGGGATTACCAGAACAATGACGTCATTGTGACCCACTACAACTACACAGGCAAGCTCCAGACAGACCGGTATCGTGAGGGGTTAAAACCTGAAGCCATAGCCTTCCTGGTAGTGTGTCTTCTTATCATCCTGGAGAATGCTGTGGTTCTAATAGCCATCTGGACCAATAAGAAGTTCCACCTGCCCATGTACTATCTCCTAG GTAACCTGACTCTGTCGGACCTGCTGGCCGGTGTCACCTACATGGCCAACATCATCATGTCTGGTCCTAATACACTGAGACTAACTCCAATACTCTGGTTTCTGAGGGAAGGAGGCGTCTTTATCACATTAGCCGCCTCCGTCATCAGCCTATTGGCCATCGCTATAGAACGCCACGTTACCATGGTGACAATGAAACCATACCACGGGGCAAAGAAGGGTCGGATGCTGGCTCTGATCGGGGGGAGCTGGGCGTTAGCAGGGCTGCTGGGGGTGCTCCCCGTCCTGGGCTGGAACTGTATGGGTCGTCTGGACCGCTGTTCCACGGTTCTCCCGCTCTACGCCAAGTCTTACATCCTGTGCTGCGTGTCCGTGTTCAGCGGCGTGCTCCTCGCCATCGTCGTTCTCTACGCCCGCGTCTTCCGTATCGTGCGCACTAACACCCAGCGCCAACGCCTCGGAGGAGCAAAGGGAAGTCTTCGCAAAGGCCTCGCCAGGAAATCCCAGAAGTACATGGCGCTCCTCAAGACAGTCACTATTGTACTCGGCGTCTTCATCGCTTGTTGGTTgccgctcttcctcctcctcggcctAGACTCATTCTGCCCTGCCCGCCGCTGCCGACTGCTCCTCAAGGCGGACTACTTCCTGGGCGTTGCCATGGTGAACTCGCTCCTCAACCCCATAATATACACCCTGACCAGCAAAGACATGCGTCGCGCTATTCTAAAACTGCTCTGCCGCCCGTGTCTCATGACCAAGGACGGGCGGGTGAAGAGGATGGGGATGCCGTTCCTGGAGTGTAGCTTCAGTAAGACGGAGGTGGCAGCGCAGAAGCTGGAAGGCCTGGAGACGACGATCTCCTCTGGGAACATCATCACGGCTCAGTCACCCATAAAGACTCTCTACCCCAAGCTCTTCAAGGTCTAA